A region of Desulfolithobacter dissulfuricans DNA encodes the following proteins:
- a CDS encoding N-acetylmuramoyl-L-alanine amidase has product MPFRPDTLSYPCIDAGKRLLLYLLILLVLPTWLHGGQATGQEATATKQNSLERQYKKAKDHYLRLERDPGIGRERDNWLTGVRNFRRIYLAAPKGPLAPSCLYMMARMHLRMYHRFQKNSDLDDAISYYNDVVTIFPDNRLADDALFAMAEIQRRDRKNPQQAVRLYEKLVKQFAEGDKYAPALSRLQELSEKYNIQVPERLSRTNLQNLVHVLPVKYWSSSDYTRIVIRANKPVHYTARLLEKDGDKPRRLYIDFSQSYIPPRFRSPIPIQDGLLKQVRTGQFDPTTVRVVLDIESISDYKIFSLNDPFRVIVDVHGQNENRAAEAAADNATEPKPRDRETSKPATDPKEVDSGIKQPSPSSPSRLSSIITLTDSKKKKPPARRQDTSFSSLSLAQQLGLGVRRIVIDPGHGGKDPGAMAHGLKEKDIVLKVARKVREILREKYGYEVLLTRDRDIFLPLEERTAIANTSNGDLFLSIHVNAHPKKSARGIETFYLNLATNTEAMRVAALENATSTHNISDLQDILSDLMKNSKIEESSRLARYVQNSLVNGLNKQQHKVKNLGVKQAPFYVLIGAEMPAILAEISFITNPQEARLLKQDNYLEEIARQIAAGVARYVDHHTTAALQL; this is encoded by the coding sequence ATGCCATTTCGCCCCGATACCCTGTCATACCCCTGCATTGATGCCGGGAAGAGACTGCTGCTCTACCTGCTCATCCTCCTGGTGCTGCCCACCTGGCTCCATGGTGGACAGGCCACCGGCCAGGAGGCCACGGCCACCAAACAGAACTCCCTGGAGAGGCAGTACAAGAAAGCCAAGGACCACTATTTACGCCTCGAGCGGGATCCTGGAATCGGCCGGGAGCGTGATAACTGGCTCACCGGGGTACGAAATTTTCGCCGCATCTACCTGGCCGCGCCCAAGGGACCGCTGGCCCCTTCCTGCCTGTATATGATGGCCCGCATGCACCTGCGCATGTACCATCGGTTCCAGAAGAACAGCGATCTCGACGATGCGATTTCCTACTACAACGACGTGGTCACCATTTTCCCTGACAACCGGCTGGCCGATGACGCCCTGTTCGCCATGGCCGAAATCCAGCGCCGGGACAGGAAAAATCCGCAGCAGGCGGTCCGCCTCTACGAAAAGCTCGTCAAGCAGTTTGCAGAAGGCGACAAGTACGCCCCGGCACTCAGTCGACTGCAGGAACTCTCGGAAAAATATAACATCCAGGTGCCAGAGCGACTGAGCCGCACCAACCTGCAGAACCTGGTTCATGTCCTGCCGGTCAAGTACTGGTCCTCCAGCGACTATACCCGCATCGTCATCCGGGCCAACAAACCGGTCCACTATACGGCCAGGCTGCTTGAAAAGGACGGTGACAAGCCCAGGCGGCTCTACATTGATTTCAGCCAGAGTTATATCCCGCCCCGATTTCGCTCTCCCATCCCTATCCAGGACGGGCTGCTCAAGCAGGTGCGCACCGGCCAGTTCGATCCCACCACGGTCCGGGTGGTTCTCGATATCGAGTCGATTTCCGACTATAAGATATTCAGCCTCAACGACCCTTTCCGGGTGATTGTCGACGTCCATGGCCAGAACGAAAACCGTGCCGCAGAGGCCGCCGCCGATAATGCAACAGAGCCGAAGCCGAGGGATAGAGAAACCTCCAAACCGGCAACCGATCCGAAGGAGGTGGACAGTGGAATCAAACAACCATCCCCTTCTTCACCATCACGGTTATCCTCCATCATCACCCTGACGGATAGCAAGAAGAAAAAGCCGCCGGCCAGGCGACAGGACACCTCTTTCTCCAGCCTCTCCCTGGCCCAGCAGCTGGGTCTGGGGGTTCGGCGGATCGTCATCGATCCCGGACACGGGGGCAAGGATCCTGGCGCCATGGCCCATGGTCTCAAGGAAAAGGACATCGTCCTCAAGGTGGCCCGCAAGGTGAGGGAGATCCTCAGGGAAAAGTATGGCTACGAGGTACTCCTGACCCGCGACCGCGACATATTCCTGCCCCTGGAGGAACGGACCGCCATCGCCAACACCAGCAATGGAGACCTCTTCCTCTCCATCCATGTCAATGCCCATCCCAAAAAATCGGCCAGGGGCATCGAGACCTTTTACCTCAACCTGGCGACCAACACCGAAGCCATGCGGGTGGCGGCGCTGGAGAATGCTACCTCGACCCATAACATCTCGGATCTGCAGGATATTTTGTCGGACCTGATGAAAAACTCAAAGATCGAAGAGTCCTCACGGCTGGCAAGATACGTCCAGAACAGCCTGGTCAATGGTCTGAATAAACAGCAGCACAAGGTAAAGAACCTTGGGGTGAAACAGGCCCCGTTCTATGTCCTGATCGGGGCCGAGATGCCGGCCATCCTGGCGGAGATTTCCTTTATCACCAATCCGCAGGAGGCCCGATTACTTAAGCAGGACAACTACCTGGAAGAGATAGCCCGCCAGATTGCCGCCGGCGTGGCCCGGTACGTGGATCACCACACCACCGCAGCCCTCCAGCTGTGA
- a CDS encoding NAD(P)-dependent oxidoreductase yields MKVKERMAIPRQKPRELDPKERITSFDEVTFGYDEETAILEANRCLQCKKPGCVDGCPIRNDIPAFIGLLREKKFEEAYWKVRETSTMPAVCSRVCPHEFQCEGHCVRGKKGEPVAIGMLERYLTDWMVANNKNLFQECAMANGKKVAIVGSGPAGMSVAYYLAHMGYDCTIFEALPVFGGMLAVGIPPYRLPRDIIGAELYALKHCGVTIEFGVTIGRNRSLQDLRDEGFDAVFLGVGAHESRKLGIEGEDSTEGVLHGVDYLRKVLTGEDIDIGKKVVVVGGGNVAIDVARTALRTGSEDVFILYRRTKEEMPASRAEIHHLEEEGVRVEILAAPVKIHAENGRLTGVECIRMELGEPDESGRRRPVPIEGSNFIIEADSIIPAISQKVDHTADSGVDLKLSRWGTYEVDPQTLQTNIEWIFAGGDDVLGPQTVAKAVFQGKVAAESMDRYMQGKDLYEGRKFVNYLS; encoded by the coding sequence ATGAAAGTAAAAGAACGTATGGCCATCCCGCGCCAGAAACCCAGGGAACTCGACCCGAAAGAACGGATCACCAGTTTTGACGAGGTGACCTTTGGTTATGATGAAGAAACCGCCATCCTGGAGGCCAACCGGTGCCTGCAGTGCAAGAAGCCCGGCTGCGTGGATGGCTGTCCCATCCGTAACGACATTCCAGCCTTCATAGGCCTGCTCAGGGAAAAGAAGTTTGAAGAGGCCTACTGGAAGGTCCGGGAGACATCCACCATGCCGGCGGTCTGTTCCCGGGTGTGTCCCCACGAGTTTCAGTGTGAGGGCCATTGTGTTCGGGGCAAGAAAGGGGAACCGGTGGCCATCGGGATGCTGGAACGCTATCTGACCGACTGGATGGTGGCCAACAACAAAAACCTGTTCCAGGAATGCGCCATGGCCAATGGCAAAAAGGTTGCCATTGTCGGCTCCGGACCGGCCGGCATGTCGGTGGCCTATTATCTGGCCCATATGGGCTATGATTGTACCATATTCGAGGCATTGCCGGTTTTCGGTGGTATGCTGGCTGTCGGAATCCCGCCCTACAGGCTGCCAAGAGACATTATCGGCGCTGAACTCTATGCCCTTAAGCATTGCGGAGTGACCATCGAGTTCGGGGTCACCATCGGACGTAACCGCTCCCTGCAGGACCTAAGGGACGAGGGCTTTGACGCCGTCTTTCTCGGGGTTGGGGCCCACGAGTCGAGAAAGCTCGGTATCGAGGGCGAGGACTCCACCGAAGGCGTGCTCCACGGGGTGGATTACCTGCGCAAGGTGCTCACCGGCGAGGATATCGATATCGGCAAGAAGGTCGTGGTGGTTGGCGGCGGCAACGTGGCCATCGACGTGGCCCGTACCGCCCTGCGTACCGGTTCCGAGGACGTCTTTATCCTCTATCGCCGGACCAAGGAGGAGATGCCAGCTTCCAGGGCCGAGATCCATCACCTGGAAGAAGAGGGTGTGCGGGTGGAAATCCTGGCCGCGCCGGTGAAGATTCATGCTGAGAACGGACGGCTGACCGGGGTGGAATGTATCCGCATGGAACTGGGTGAGCCGGACGAGTCCGGCCGTCGGCGCCCGGTCCCCATCGAGGGCTCCAACTTTATCATCGAGGCCGATTCCATTATTCCGGCCATCAGCCAGAAGGTGGATCACACAGCGGACTCCGGAGTCGATCTTAAACTGAGTCGCTGGGGAACCTATGAGGTTGATCCGCAGACCCTGCAGACCAATATTGAATGGATCTTCGCCGGTGGCGATGATGTGCTTGGCCCCCAGACCGTGGCCAAGGCCGTCTTCCAGGGCAAGGTTGCAGCCGAATCCATGGACCGGTACATGCAGGGCAAGGACCTCTATGAAGGACGGAAGTTTGTCAACTATCTGAGCTGA
- a CDS encoding F0F1 ATP synthase subunit epsilon yields MAQIHLEVVTPTGPVISDDVDIVTAPGYGGEFGVLANHAPFLSTIKIGTLSYKKDKQTSYLMVSGGFAEVSNNKITFLVESAEYGYDIDVERAMRAKERAEKRLAQAQSQSEKINRARAEAALRRALARLRTAEMAKQ; encoded by the coding sequence ATGGCACAGATTCATCTCGAAGTAGTGACCCCCACGGGACCGGTAATCAGCGATGATGTGGATATCGTTACCGCTCCCGGTTATGGTGGAGAGTTCGGTGTGCTGGCAAACCATGCACCCTTTCTCAGCACCATAAAAATCGGAACGCTCAGCTATAAAAAGGACAAGCAGACCAGCTACCTGATGGTCAGCGGCGGCTTTGCCGAAGTGTCCAACAACAAGATCACTTTCCTTGTTGAAAGTGCTGAGTATGGATACGACATAGATGTGGAACGCGCCATGCGCGCCAAGGAACGTGCTGAAAAGCGTCTTGCCCAGGCCCAGTCTCAGTCTGAAAAAATCAACCGGGCCCGTGCCGAAGCTGCGTTGCGCCGTGCCCTTGCCCGGCTGAGAACCGCCGAAATGGCCAAGCAGTAA
- the atpD gene encoding F0F1 ATP synthase subunit beta: MGDSRVGKIIQVIGPVVDVEFADGELPEILNALMVTNPAISDEPENLVIEVAQHLGDNVVRCVAMDQTDGLVRGMECRDTGAPIEIPVGEPALGRIMNVVGRPVDGKGPINSDKKMPIHRPAPAFTEQDTEVNVLETGIKVIDLLVPFPRGGKMGLFGGAGCGKTVIMMEMVNNIAMQHGGISVFCGVGERTREGNDLYMEMKESGVLPKAALVYGQMTEPPGARSRVALTGLTAAEYFRDEEGQDVLFFVDNIFRFTQAGSEVSALLGRIPSAVGYQPTLATDLGALQERITSTTKGSITAVQCVYVPADDLTDPAPATTFAHLDGTVVLSRQIAELGIYPAVDPLDSTSRILDPNVVGEEHYKVARGVQVSLQKYKDLQDIIAILGMDELSEEDQLTVQRARKIQRFLSQPFHVAEVFTGMDGKYVKVEDTVRGFKEILEGKHDDLPETAFYMVGTIDEAVEKAAGEKAEA; encoded by the coding sequence ATGGGTGATTCACGAGTTGGTAAGATTATACAGGTTATTGGCCCGGTTGTTGACGTCGAGTTTGCCGACGGAGAGCTGCCGGAAATTCTGAATGCATTGATGGTGACCAATCCGGCTATTAGTGACGAGCCCGAGAACCTGGTTATTGAGGTTGCTCAGCATCTTGGTGACAATGTTGTCCGTTGTGTAGCCATGGACCAGACCGATGGTCTTGTTCGCGGCATGGAATGCCGGGACACTGGTGCTCCCATCGAGATCCCGGTCGGTGAGCCGGCCCTTGGCCGGATCATGAACGTTGTCGGCCGTCCGGTTGATGGTAAGGGTCCGATCAACTCGGACAAGAAAATGCCTATCCATCGTCCCGCTCCGGCATTCACCGAGCAGGACACCGAGGTAAACGTGCTCGAGACCGGCATCAAGGTTATCGATCTGCTGGTACCGTTTCCCCGTGGTGGTAAGATGGGGCTGTTCGGCGGTGCCGGTTGCGGCAAGACGGTTATCATGATGGAGATGGTCAACAACATCGCCATGCAGCATGGTGGTATTTCCGTATTCTGCGGCGTCGGCGAGCGGACCCGTGAAGGAAACGACCTCTACATGGAGATGAAGGAATCCGGCGTACTGCCCAAGGCCGCCCTGGTGTACGGGCAGATGACTGAGCCTCCGGGAGCCCGTTCCCGGGTGGCCCTGACCGGTCTGACCGCTGCCGAGTATTTCCGTGATGAGGAAGGTCAGGACGTACTCTTCTTCGTAGATAATATCTTCCGGTTCACCCAGGCCGGTTCCGAGGTTTCCGCCCTTCTTGGTCGTATCCCCTCGGCGGTTGGTTACCAGCCGACCCTGGCCACCGACCTCGGTGCCCTGCAGGAGCGTATTACCTCAACCACCAAGGGTTCCATCACCGCGGTACAGTGTGTATACGTACCTGCCGATGACCTGACTGACCCTGCTCCGGCAACAACCTTTGCCCATCTCGACGGTACGGTTGTTCTTTCCCGGCAGATCGCCGAGCTCGGTATCTACCCGGCCGTTGACCCGCTGGACTCCACCTCCCGTATCCTCGATCCCAACGTTGTTGGCGAAGAGCATTACAAGGTTGCCCGGGGCGTCCAGGTTTCACTGCAGAAATACAAGGATCTGCAGGATATCATCGCCATCCTCGGTATGGACGAGCTTTCCGAGGAAGATCAGCTCACCGTACAGCGTGCCCGTAAGATCCAGCGTTTCCTGTCCCAGCCCTTCCATGTAGCCGAGGTATTCACCGGTATGGACGGCAAGTATGTCAAGGTTGAGGACACGGTCCGGGGCTTCAAGGAGATCCTGGAAGGAAAGCATGATGATCTGCCGGAAACCGCTTTCTACATGGTCGGTACCATTGATGAAGCTGTCGAGAAGGCAGCCGGTGAAAAGGCAGAGGCTTAA
- the atpG gene encoding ATP synthase F1 subunit gamma: protein MPGLKDVKTKIEGVTKTSQITKAMNMVASAKLRGAQEKMESFRPYAGKFAQAMQNLSSGMEASSQPLMEVRDVKSVELVVVTSDRGLCGSFNSNILTAAEKLAHHYESEGKKVSFICVGNKACQYFRKTGKVRVEYKDIMGTFQMFNAREISQTIADAFISGESDEVKIVYGKFHSVAVQKPETELLLPIKPVEQEEGGDASGGTSGAYIFEPEPGEIMEVLLPMYLNVQVYHAMLEVGASEHAARMTAMDNATNACKDIVNELTLLYNKARQAAITGELMDIVGGAEALKG from the coding sequence ATGCCTGGATTAAAGGATGTCAAAACAAAGATAGAGGGTGTTACCAAAACCTCGCAGATCACCAAGGCGATGAACATGGTCGCCTCTGCCAAATTGCGGGGCGCCCAGGAGAAGATGGAATCTTTTCGGCCCTATGCCGGGAAGTTTGCCCAGGCCATGCAGAATCTGTCTTCCGGGATGGAAGCCAGCAGTCAACCGCTGATGGAGGTACGTGACGTCAAGTCAGTGGAGCTTGTCGTTGTAACTTCCGATAGAGGCCTCTGTGGATCCTTCAACTCGAATATTCTCACCGCAGCTGAGAAACTGGCACACCATTATGAAAGCGAAGGAAAGAAAGTAAGCTTCATATGTGTGGGTAACAAGGCCTGCCAGTACTTCAGGAAAACAGGTAAGGTTCGGGTTGAGTACAAGGACATCATGGGCACCTTTCAGATGTTCAATGCCCGTGAAATTTCCCAGACCATCGCCGATGCTTTTATCTCCGGTGAGAGTGACGAGGTAAAGATAGTTTACGGCAAGTTTCACTCAGTGGCAGTACAGAAACCTGAGACAGAGTTGCTTCTGCCGATCAAGCCGGTTGAGCAGGAAGAAGGCGGGGACGCATCCGGCGGCACGAGCGGTGCCTATATCTTTGAGCCGGAGCCGGGCGAGATCATGGAAGTGCTGCTGCCCATGTATCTTAATGTCCAGGTGTACCATGCCATGCTCGAGGTTGGCGCCAGTGAACATGCCGCCCGGATGACTGCCATGGATAATGCTACCAACGCCTGTAAAGATATTGTTAACGAACTTACGCTGCTTTACAACAAGGCTCGTCAGGCTGCTATTACTGGCGAACTCATGGATATCGTCGGCGGAGCCGAGGCGTTGAAGGGATAA
- the atpA gene encoding F0F1 ATP synthase subunit alpha, with product MQIKAEEISQIIKDQIAGYESDVDLKETGTVLSVGDGIARVYGVENCQAMELLEFPGGIYGLALNLEEDNVGCAVLGDVRHIKEGDIVKRTGRIAEVPVGPEMEGRVVDGIGQPIDGKGPINAKETRKIEVLAPGVIERKSVHEPCYTGAKAVDAMTPVGRGQRELVIGDRQIGKTALCVDAIIAQKDTDVHCIYVAIGQKKSTVALVVEALRKHGAMEYTTVVAACASDPAPMQYVSAFAGCAMGEYFRDNGQHALIIYDDLSKQAVAYRELSLLLRRPPGREAYPGDIFFNHSRLLERAAKVSDELGAGSLTALPIIETQAGDVSAYIPTNVISITDGQVYLEPNLFFAGVRPAINVGLSVSRVGGAAQVKAMKQVAGTLRLDLAQYRELAAFASFGSDLDAATQAQLTRGERLVEILKQPQYQPLPMEKQVTILFAGANGFLDELPVNTLADYEQELYTYIETNEPSIFSDLREKQEIDAALEEKMKKTLTAFGETFKATKGLN from the coding sequence ATGCAGATCAAAGCCGAAGAAATCAGTCAGATCATAAAGGATCAAATCGCTGGCTACGAGAGCGATGTCGACCTGAAGGAAACAGGAACCGTCCTCTCTGTCGGTGACGGTATTGCCCGTGTCTATGGCGTTGAGAACTGCCAGGCCATGGAGCTGCTCGAGTTCCCCGGCGGAATTTACGGTCTTGCCCTCAACCTTGAAGAGGATAACGTAGGTTGCGCTGTTCTTGGTGACGTCCGCCATATCAAGGAAGGTGATATCGTCAAGCGGACCGGGAGAATCGCCGAGGTGCCGGTTGGCCCGGAAATGGAAGGCCGTGTAGTCGACGGTATCGGCCAGCCCATCGATGGCAAGGGGCCGATCAATGCCAAGGAGACCCGCAAGATCGAGGTTCTGGCCCCTGGTGTTATCGAGCGTAAGTCGGTGCACGAGCCCTGCTACACGGGTGCCAAGGCCGTTGACGCCATGACTCCGGTTGGGCGCGGACAGCGTGAGCTGGTCATCGGTGACCGCCAGATCGGCAAGACCGCCCTCTGCGTCGATGCCATCATTGCCCAGAAAGACACCGATGTCCACTGCATCTACGTGGCCATCGGCCAGAAAAAGTCCACGGTCGCCCTGGTGGTAGAGGCACTGCGCAAACACGGCGCCATGGAGTATACCACGGTTGTCGCCGCCTGCGCCTCGGACCCGGCGCCGATGCAGTATGTATCCGCCTTCGCCGGCTGCGCCATGGGCGAGTACTTCCGCGACAATGGCCAGCATGCGCTGATCATCTACGATGACCTTTCCAAACAGGCCGTTGCCTATCGTGAGCTTTCCCTGCTGTTGCGGCGTCCGCCAGGACGTGAGGCATATCCCGGTGATATTTTCTTCAACCACTCCCGTCTGCTCGAGCGGGCCGCCAAGGTTTCCGACGAGCTGGGAGCCGGGTCGCTGACTGCTCTGCCGATCATCGAGACCCAGGCCGGTGACGTTTCCGCCTACATTCCGACCAACGTTATCTCCATTACCGACGGCCAGGTGTACCTGGAGCCGAACCTGTTCTTTGCCGGTGTCCGTCCTGCCATTAACGTTGGTCTGTCGGTATCCCGTGTTGGTGGTGCTGCCCAGGTAAAGGCCATGAAACAGGTCGCCGGTACCCTGCGTCTGGATCTGGCCCAGTATCGTGAGCTGGCTGCCTTTGCATCGTTTGGTTCCGATCTTGACGCTGCAACTCAGGCCCAGCTGACCCGTGGAGAGCGTCTGGTTGAAATTCTCAAGCAGCCACAGTATCAGCCGCTGCCCATGGAGAAGCAGGTCACCATTCTTTTCGCCGGTGCCAATGGCTTCCTCGATGAGCTGCCGGTCAATACCCTGGCCGACTACGAACAGGAACTCTACACCTATATCGAGACGAACGAGCCCTCAATCTTTTCCGACCTCCGGGAGAAGCAGGAGATCGATGCTGCCCTGGAAGAGAAGATGAAGAAGACGTTGACAGCCTTCGGTGAGACCTTCAAGGCAACAAAGGGCCTGAACTAA
- the atpH gene encoding ATP synthase F1 subunit delta: protein MKQTILARRYTKALFSLGKEQGKAEEYAEKLSEIAALFEEAEGVADALTNPLYPLEARQKVMAKIAESAGADAILTRFLDLLVEKKRAGILPDIALEMKAMVDREQGISHGSLISAIQLDASLLEKIQATLEKITGTKVILETQVDPSIIGGIIAKVGDLVLDGSIKTQLNGLKESIKGRE, encoded by the coding sequence GTGAAACAGACAATCTTAGCACGACGGTATACCAAGGCGCTTTTTTCTTTGGGAAAAGAGCAGGGGAAGGCTGAGGAGTACGCGGAAAAGCTCAGCGAGATTGCCGCGTTGTTCGAAGAGGCGGAAGGGGTTGCCGATGCGTTGACCAACCCTCTCTACCCCCTCGAGGCCCGGCAGAAAGTCATGGCCAAGATAGCGGAGAGCGCAGGTGCCGATGCTATTTTGACCCGGTTTCTCGACCTTCTGGTTGAGAAGAAAAGAGCTGGTATCCTTCCTGACATCGCGCTCGAGATGAAGGCAATGGTCGACCGGGAGCAGGGCATCAGCCACGGTTCACTGATCTCCGCCATCCAGCTGGATGCATCGCTCCTGGAGAAGATTCAGGCCACGCTTGAGAAGATAACAGGAACCAAGGTGATTCTCGAAACCCAGGTTGATCCATCGATTATCGGCGGAATAATTGCCAAGGTTGGCGATCTGGTGTTGGACGGAAGTATAAAGACGCAACTTAATGGATTAAAAGAATCTATCAAGGGGAGAGAATAG
- a CDS encoding ATP synthase F0 subunit B, producing the protein MTKCVLPVLFALCLSLASVALASSAHEAEPAAAGIHEATVSHAAPEATGATHVAATGHEAAAGHEAVDGHGGGGGHAAPMFTPEKLKDLFWRTVNFIALVIILVKFLAKPIGSGLAGRRQQIKEELEELQTRRDEAERSYKEFEARLAGMEKEMEIVVERAVKQAEAEKEKILADAERQAEDIKRQAEAAIQAEIVKARRELQDEVAEKATAMAEELIVKNLTPEDQVRITEQYLDRVGAVQ; encoded by the coding sequence ATGACAAAATGTGTACTTCCGGTGCTTTTTGCGCTCTGCTTGAGCCTGGCATCGGTGGCGCTGGCATCGTCGGCGCATGAGGCGGAACCTGCTGCAGCCGGGATCCATGAGGCAACAGTGAGCCATGCGGCGCCGGAGGCCACTGGAGCCACCCACGTTGCCGCCACCGGCCATGAGGCTGCTGCTGGTCACGAGGCCGTGGACGGACATGGGGGCGGTGGAGGTCATGCGGCACCCATGTTTACCCCCGAGAAGCTCAAGGATCTCTTCTGGCGGACGGTGAACTTTATCGCCCTGGTTATCATTCTGGTCAAGTTTCTCGCCAAGCCTATCGGTTCGGGTCTTGCCGGACGTCGGCAGCAGATTAAGGAAGAGCTTGAAGAGCTGCAGACCAGGCGCGACGAGGCCGAGCGTTCCTACAAGGAATTCGAGGCCCGGCTGGCCGGCATGGAAAAAGAAATGGAGATTGTTGTCGAGCGAGCCGTGAAGCAGGCCGAGGCGGAGAAGGAGAAGATCCTTGCCGATGCCGAGCGCCAGGCTGAAGATATCAAGCGTCAGGCCGAGGCCGCCATCCAGGCCGAGATCGTCAAGGCCCGGCGCGAGTTGCAGGACGAAGTGGCAGAAAAGGCCACGGCCATGGCAGAGGAATTGATCGTGAAGAATCTGACCCCCGAGGATCAGGTCCGGATTACCGAGCAGTATCTTGACAGGGTAGGTGCGGTACAGTGA
- a CDS encoding ATP synthase F0 subunit B yields the protein MITIDITLVIHIINMIVLMVVLNAILYKPVLGILAKREETMESLGKDVEQFEQNARRRQAEVDKKMREASSRAKKALDSARAEAQAAGAEKLAAIRQEADTAKEKQLAEIRAQIESARKTLQEKTSEFATEMAGKILGRSLEA from the coding sequence ATGATCACAATTGACATTACCCTGGTAATTCACATCATCAACATGATTGTGTTGATGGTCGTCCTGAACGCCATTCTCTACAAGCCTGTCCTGGGTATCCTGGCCAAGCGTGAAGAGACCATGGAGTCCCTTGGTAAGGATGTCGAGCAGTTCGAGCAGAACGCCCGGCGCAGGCAGGCCGAGGTGGACAAGAAGATGCGTGAGGCCAGCAGCCGGGCCAAGAAGGCGCTGGACAGTGCCAGGGCGGAGGCCCAGGCCGCCGGGGCTGAAAAGCTCGCCGCGATTCGGCAGGAAGCGGATACTGCGAAGGAAAAACAGCTCGCCGAGATCCGCGCTCAGATCGAGTCGGCCCGGAAGACGCTGCAGGAGAAGACGTCGGAATTTGCCACAGAAATGGCTGGGAAGATACTTGGAAGGAGTCTGGAAGCATGA
- a CDS encoding NAD-dependent epimerase/dehydratase family protein — translation MGTMNMKSALVTGGGGFVGLALTRALLQAGVRVTVLGRHAYPEVLALGAKSLVGDIRDLDFVNRAMCGQEVVFHVAALAGVWGPFHEYYSINVTGTLNVLAACLRNRVRQLVYTSTPSVVFDGHDLRGADESLPYASRPLCAYATTKIIAEREVLAMNNRGLRTIAIRPHLVYGPGDTNLIPRLLARGREGSLKIVGSGENRVDLTYIDNVVQAHLLAARDLMGPGRGLADRFLSRTVPRSGSGPG, via the coding sequence ATGGGGACCATGAACATGAAAAGCGCCCTGGTCACCGGCGGGGGTGGGTTTGTCGGGCTGGCTCTGACCAGAGCCCTGCTCCAGGCCGGGGTCAGGGTCACGGTACTGGGACGGCATGCCTATCCGGAAGTACTGGCCCTGGGCGCGAAGTCCCTGGTCGGTGATATCCGCGACCTCGATTTTGTGAACCGGGCCATGTGCGGCCAGGAGGTGGTCTTCCATGTCGCGGCCCTGGCCGGGGTCTGGGGCCCTTTCCACGAGTACTATTCCATTAACGTCACCGGGACCCTCAATGTGCTGGCGGCCTGCCTCCGGAACCGGGTCCGCCAACTGGTCTACACTTCCACTCCGTCGGTGGTGTTTGACGGCCATGATCTGCGAGGCGCCGACGAATCACTGCCCTATGCCTCCAGACCCCTGTGCGCCTATGCGACCACCAAGATCATTGCCGAACGGGAAGTGCTGGCCATGAACAACAGGGGGCTGCGAACCATCGCTATCCGGCCACATCTGGTTTACGGCCCCGGCGACACCAACCTGATCCCGAGACTGCTGGCCCGGGGCCGGGAAGGGAGCCTGAAGATTGTCGGTTCCGGAGAAAACCGGGTGGACCTTACTTATATAGACAATGTGGTACAGGCTCACCTGCTGGCGGCCAGGGACCTGATGGGGCCCGGCAGGGGGCTGGCCGATCGTTTTTTGTCTCGGACGGTACCCCGGTCCGGCTCTGGCCCTGGATAA